A stretch of the Thermus hydrothermalis genome encodes the following:
- the modA gene encoding molybdate ABC transporter substrate-binding protein, protein MRFWIWFPFVLMGALAQSVRVVAASDLTYALGELARTFEARHPGTEVLLTFGSSGKLYAQLAQGLEADLFFSAESLYPKLLEEKGLAEPGTQRLYALGRLALWLDRRLGLKPKPEALKDPKVTQLALANPIHAPYGRAALTLLERYGLLRRKDLTLPGISKPFRALSWAEIPWERLTQGVEAYWDTAPLAQGKPHFRFVYGENIAHTAQLALSATGAGILALPLVLHESLSGPGVYWVPPWGSHLALEQSYVILKGRARPEVLAFHRFVGSQEGRAILRRYGFLLPGE, encoded by the coding sequence ATGCGCTTCTGGATTTGGTTCCCCTTTGTCCTGATGGGCGCCCTGGCCCAAAGCGTGCGGGTGGTGGCGGCGAGCGACCTGACCTACGCCCTAGGGGAACTCGCCCGTACCTTTGAGGCGCGCCACCCGGGAACGGAGGTCCTCCTCACCTTCGGCTCCTCGGGAAAACTTTACGCCCAGCTTGCCCAGGGCCTCGAGGCGGACCTCTTCTTCTCGGCGGAAAGCCTTTACCCCAAGCTCCTGGAGGAGAAGGGCCTGGCGGAGCCCGGCACCCAGCGCCTCTACGCCCTCGGCCGCCTTGCCCTCTGGCTGGACCGGCGGCTCGGCCTAAAGCCCAAACCCGAGGCCCTGAAAGACCCGAAGGTTACCCAGCTCGCCCTGGCCAACCCCATCCACGCTCCTTACGGCCGAGCCGCCCTCACCCTTCTTGAGCGCTACGGCCTCCTTCGGCGCAAGGACCTGACCCTACCCGGGATCTCCAAACCCTTCCGGGCCCTTTCCTGGGCGGAGATCCCTTGGGAACGCCTTACCCAAGGGGTGGAGGCCTACTGGGACACCGCCCCCTTGGCCCAAGGCAAACCCCACTTCCGGTTCGTCTACGGGGAAAACATCGCCCATACCGCCCAGCTCGCCCTGTCCGCCACGGGGGCGGGGATCTTGGCCCTGCCCCTGGTCCTCCACGAAAGCCTCTCCGGCCCCGGGGTGTACTGGGTGCCCCCCTGGGGAAGCCACCTGGCCCTGGAGCAGAGCTACGTAATCCTCAAAGGTAGGGCCAGGCCCGAGGTCCTGGCCTTTCACCGCTTCGTGGGAAGCCAAGAGGGTAGGGCTATCCTAAGGCGCTACGGCTTCCTGCTTCCCGGAGAGTAG
- a CDS encoding helical backbone metal receptor translates to MRLFHELLGPVDLPDHFGRIVSLAPNLTDALFALGVGDRLVGRSAFCHRPAQVLSLPVVASYTKTRLELLRSLKPDLVLLSTGVQREQALRLKEEGFPVYAVPLPTSPYGILENLSTLGHLLGLEAEATGLAHRLAERYAALRGRFRLRVYFEMDLGGPITVGRGSYIAQALLHLGLEPIFLDVPQAYFAPDLEEVARRKPDLFLYEPKPWGKNPLAKAKALAEARGWTFPVAATDGDELAHYGPMFFDFLEKLASRVEETLGQA, encoded by the coding sequence ATGAGGCTTTTTCACGAGCTTTTGGGACCCGTGGACCTTCCCGACCATTTCGGGCGCATCGTGAGCCTGGCCCCGAACCTCACGGACGCCCTTTTCGCCCTGGGGGTGGGGGATAGGCTCGTGGGCCGGAGCGCCTTCTGCCACCGCCCGGCCCAGGTCCTCTCCCTGCCCGTGGTGGCCTCCTACACCAAGACCCGCCTGGAGCTCCTGAGGAGCCTTAAGCCCGACCTGGTCCTCCTCTCCACGGGGGTGCAGCGGGAGCAGGCCCTGAGGCTTAAGGAGGAGGGCTTTCCCGTCTACGCCGTGCCCCTCCCCACGAGCCCCTACGGCATCCTGGAAAATCTCTCCACCTTGGGGCACCTCTTGGGCCTCGAGGCCGAGGCCACGGGGCTTGCCCACCGCCTGGCCGAGCGCTACGCCGCCCTTAGGGGCCGGTTTCGCCTGAGGGTCTACTTTGAGATGGACCTGGGCGGGCCCATCACCGTGGGCCGGGGGAGCTACATCGCCCAGGCCCTCCTCCACCTGGGGCTAGAGCCCATCTTCCTGGACGTGCCCCAGGCCTACTTCGCCCCCGACCTGGAGGAGGTGGCCCGGAGGAAGCCTGACCTCTTCCTCTATGAGCCCAAGCCCTGGGGGAAGAACCCCTTGGCCAAGGCCAAGGCCCTGGCCGAGGCGCGGGGCTGGACCTTCCCCGTGGCGGCCACGGACGGGGACGAGCTCGCCCACTACGGGCCCATGTTCTTTGATTTCTTGGAAAAGTTGGCGAGTCGGGTGGAGGAAACCTTAGGGCAGGCTTAA
- the hisD gene encoding histidinol dehydrogenase encodes MIYRAEEVRERFARRGLSFDPTVEEIVRGILHAVREEGDAALDRLSLDLDGYPVEEIPKKAWREAYDDLDPDLRDALETAKERIEAFYREEARGGFLKAEEAGVLGQLVRPLTRVGVYVPGGSAPLLSSLLMAVVPAKVAGVAEVLVASPPRVHPGVLAAAWVAGADRLFAMGGAQAIAAMAYGTGRIPRVDKIVGPGNAYVVAAKRLVYGVVGLDGLAGPTETLVVADGSASPKLLAADLLAQAEHGPDSEPWLLSPDLALLEKVEAELYRQLSELPRAEIAKRALERGGLVLTRDLEEAFALANLYAPEHLCLALADPLPWLGKVQNAGGVFLGEGSPEALGDYIAGPSHVMPTSGTARFQGGLSVRDFLKVIPVVGLGDRAVKELAAKGAVLARAEGLEGHARSLDLRR; translated from the coding sequence ATGATTTACCGCGCTGAGGAGGTGAGGGAGCGCTTCGCCCGCCGGGGGTTATCCTTTGACCCCACGGTGGAGGAGATCGTCCGGGGCATCCTCCATGCGGTTCGGGAGGAGGGGGATGCCGCCCTGGACCGCCTGAGCCTGGACCTGGACGGCTACCCCGTGGAGGAGATCCCCAAGAAGGCCTGGCGGGAGGCCTACGATGACCTGGACCCGGACCTCCGGGACGCCTTGGAAACCGCCAAAGAGCGGATTGAGGCCTTCTACCGGGAGGAGGCCCGGGGGGGGTTTCTGAAGGCCGAGGAAGCGGGGGTCTTGGGCCAGCTGGTGCGGCCCCTTACCCGGGTGGGGGTGTACGTCCCCGGGGGGAGCGCCCCCCTCCTCTCCAGCCTCCTCATGGCCGTGGTGCCCGCCAAGGTGGCGGGGGTGGCGGAGGTCTTGGTGGCGAGCCCGCCCCGGGTGCACCCCGGGGTCCTGGCCGCCGCCTGGGTGGCGGGGGCGGACCGGCTTTTCGCCATGGGCGGGGCCCAGGCCATCGCCGCCATGGCCTACGGCACGGGGCGCATACCCCGGGTGGACAAGATCGTGGGCCCGGGGAACGCCTACGTGGTGGCGGCCAAGCGCCTGGTCTACGGGGTGGTGGGCCTGGATGGCCTGGCAGGCCCCACGGAAACCCTGGTGGTGGCGGATGGCTCCGCCTCGCCCAAGCTCCTCGCCGCCGACCTCTTGGCCCAGGCGGAGCACGGGCCCGATTCCGAGCCCTGGCTCCTTTCCCCGGACCTGGCCCTTTTGGAAAAGGTGGAGGCGGAGCTTTACCGGCAGCTTTCCGAGCTTCCCCGGGCGGAGATCGCCAAGAGGGCCCTGGAGCGGGGGGGGCTTGTCCTCACCCGGGACCTGGAGGAAGCCTTTGCGCTCGCTAACCTCTACGCCCCCGAGCACCTCTGCCTGGCCTTGGCCGACCCCCTTCCTTGGCTAGGGAAGGTGCAAAACGCCGGGGGGGTCTTCCTGGGGGAGGGAAGCCCCGAGGCCCTAGGGGACTACATCGCCGGGCCCAGCCACGTAATGCCCACCTCGGGCACCGCCCGCTTCCAAGGGGGCCTTAGCGTGCGGGACTTCCTGAAGGTCATCCCTGTGGTGGGCTTAGGGGATAGGGCGGTGAAGGAGCTTGCCGCCAAGGGGGCGGTGCTCGCCCGGGCGGAGGGCTTGGAGGGCCACGCCCGCTCCTTGGACCTGAGGCGATGA
- a CDS encoding uracil-DNA glycosylase, whose product MTLELLRAQAQTCTACRLAEGRTQVVFGEGNPDAQLMIVGEGPGEEEDKTGRPFVGKAGQLLNRILEAAGIRREEIYITNIVKCRPPGNRTPLPDEAKICTDKWLLKQIELIAPQIIVPLGAVAAEFFLGEKVSITKVRGKWYEWHGIRVFPMFHPAYLLRNPSRAPGSPKHLTWLDIQEVKRALDALPPKERRQIKAVSQEPLL is encoded by the coding sequence ATGACCCTGGAACTCCTGAGGGCCCAGGCCCAGACCTGCACCGCCTGCCGCCTGGCGGAGGGCCGCACCCAGGTGGTTTTCGGCGAGGGCAACCCCGACGCCCAGCTCATGATCGTGGGGGAAGGCCCGGGGGAGGAGGAGGACAAGACGGGCCGCCCCTTCGTGGGCAAGGCGGGGCAACTCTTAAACCGCATCCTCGAGGCCGCCGGCATCCGCCGGGAGGAGATCTACATCACCAACATCGTCAAGTGCCGCCCCCCGGGAAACCGCACCCCCCTGCCCGACGAGGCCAAGATCTGCACGGACAAGTGGCTTTTGAAGCAGATTGAACTCATCGCCCCCCAGATCATCGTCCCCTTGGGGGCGGTGGCGGCGGAGTTCTTCCTTGGGGAAAAGGTTTCCATCACCAAGGTGCGGGGCAAGTGGTACGAGTGGCATGGCATCCGGGTCTTCCCCATGTTCCACCCCGCCTACCTCCTTAGGAACCCAAGCCGCGCCCCCGGAAGCCCCAAGCACCTCACCTGGCTGGACATCCAGGAGGTGAAGCGGGCCCTGGACGCCCTCCCTCCCAAGGAGCGCCGGCAGATCAAGGCGGTGAGCCAAGAGCCCTTGCTATAG
- a CDS encoding DUF3108 domain-containing protein: protein MTERPALYRYRYFFAGEPAGEGRLEVRPGEGGVRATLTAELLLPLPKVRLRWQTETDPEGYSRYFAERVEAREARVFTVERLEEEGVVLVSQGKESLALPYLTPYHDPLSLVLYLPRLSLLPGEVARFPMPGGRAYVERLSDLEVEGRLRQHYRLRPGLSLVELEEGLPVRMAQQVGDHVFEAVLEGVEEVRKRRRWV from the coding sequence ATGACCGAGCGCCCCGCCCTTTACCGCTACCGCTATTTCTTCGCCGGGGAGCCCGCTGGGGAAGGGCGCTTGGAGGTGCGCCCGGGGGAAGGGGGCGTGCGGGCCACCCTGACCGCCGAGCTTCTCCTTCCCCTGCCCAAGGTCCGGCTTCGCTGGCAGACGGAAACGGACCCCGAGGGCTACTCCCGCTACTTCGCCGAACGGGTGGAGGCGCGGGAGGCCAGGGTCTTCACCGTGGAGCGCCTGGAGGAGGAGGGGGTGGTCCTGGTGAGCCAGGGCAAGGAGAGCCTGGCCTTGCCCTACCTCACCCCCTACCACGACCCCCTTTCCCTGGTCCTCTACCTGCCCCGGCTATCCCTTCTGCCCGGGGAGGTGGCCCGCTTCCCCATGCCGGGGGGTAGGGCGTACGTGGAGCGGCTTTCGGACCTCGAGGTGGAGGGGCGGCTTCGCCAACACTACCGCCTGCGCCCGGGCCTGAGCCTGGTGGAGCTGGAGGAGGGCTTGCCCGTGCGGATGGCCCAGCAGGTGGGCGACCACGTGTTTGAGGCGGTGCTGGAAGGCGTGGAAGAGGTGAGGAAGCGCCGCCGCTGGGTATAG